A segment of the Symmachiella macrocystis genome:
GAGCGCGGATTATCGGCAGGAAGCCTCGTTGGAGTATCAAAAGCAAGCCGTCCGTCGCGGTTGGATTTTATTGTTGCCCAATTTTCGCGGCCCCAACAAACGCCCCGAGGCGTGCGGATCGAAGTTAGCAAGAACCGACATCATCGACGCGTTAGATTATGTCGAGCAGCACTATAAGGTCGACTCGCAGCGGGTTTACCTGGCCGGCGCCTCCGGTGGAGGACATATGACCTTGTTGATGGCGGGGTACTACCCGCAGCGATTCTCAGCGGTTTCGGCCTGGGTGGGAATTACGGATGTGACTCAGTGGTATCACGATCAAGCCCCCGAAGGCAAGCCCTCGAAGTACGCGCTCGACATTCTGGCTGTCTGCGGTGGTAAACCGGGGGAATCGAAGGAAATCGACGCCTATTATCGCGCGCGATCGCCGATTCATTTTCTGCATCAAGTGGGCGACTTGCATGTCGACATCGCGGCCGGGGTCAAAGACGGGCACACCGGTTCGGTCCCGATCGCGCATTCACTGAACGCCTTCAATCGCATCGCGACAACCAACGGCGATGATGGGGTCTCTGACGACGAGGCTGAGCAATTGTGGACGGCACAAAAACTGTCAGCGCCTCAGGCGAGCGATCAGGTGACCGACGCGACCTATGGCCGCGATATAATATTGCGGCGCAAATCAGGCAACGCACGGGTCACCATCTTTCAAGGCGGACATGAGGGTTTGCCCGAAGCATGCTGCGCCTGGCTGGCCAAACAACGCCGGGCGACGACTGAATAGTCTGCGGGTCAGACAGGGGGGCTAAACGATGCGTTCCCAAGACCTGTCCCGCCAACCATCCGGCTTGCCGCTTCGAATTACGCCGCTTGCGGTAGCAAACGTTGGCGGAGTTTGACCTTTAGGTAACGGATACCGCGTGCGTCATAGAAATAAATGATATTGTGATCAGAAGCCCAGATGGCTCCCAAGCGGACGCTACGAGGGCCTTGCAGCGAGAATTGCAATCCGCAGTCGCGGCCCCGGCGAGTGAGTTGCATCTCACTCATGGAAAATTGTTCGAGAACCAGGTTTTCGCATTCACACAATTTGTGATGGATAAAGTTTCGCAAATCATCCAAACAACGAATCTCGTCAACGCATTCTAACATCGTGTATGGTACCTCTGAGTCATTCGGAGGGGCGTGTTTCTCGAACGCAAGGAGAGTTCGGTTTTCCAACCGACAGATCGCGCCGGCGTGCATGCCGATCGCGGTTCCTCCCCGTCGCGTTTTGCTGTGATCGTCTTGACTTAGCGATACGGGTATCGGCGATTCCGTCCCTCGGGCTTGGCGTTGATGGTGACCGGCGTTTCGACCGGTACCCGTTGCGCGGACGTTGTGGTTTGCGCAATTGGATCTCTGGAATTTTAGCTGCAGCCGACCGCTGCCGGGCGAGCCGAACTGGGATCACCGTTGACTAGACTGCACCAATCGCTCAAATTGCCCTATACTCTTATTAGCGGCGGAAGTATTACTGGGG
Coding sequences within it:
- a CDS encoding alpha/beta hydrolase family protein, which gives rise to MSRAVGVLFALLVVVGIGRPDSVCRGEDPLPMLEKIEVTSSLDKTPQTSLLWAPETAREQPTPLLIWLHSWSADYRQEASLEYQKQAVRRGWILLLPNFRGPNKRPEACGSKLARTDIIDALDYVEQHYKVDSQRVYLAGASGGGHMTLLMAGYYPQRFSAVSAWVGITDVTQWYHDQAPEGKPSKYALDILAVCGGKPGESKEIDAYYRARSPIHFLHQVGDLHVDIAAGVKDGHTGSVPIAHSLNAFNRIATTNGDDGVSDDEAEQLWTAQKLSAPQASDQVTDATYGRDIILRRKSGNARVTIFQGGHEGLPEACCAWLAKQRRATTE